A stretch of Corynebacterium timonense DNA encodes these proteins:
- a CDS encoding ABC transporter ATP-binding protein gives MITLDHVSHVYTTEDGEQVPSLQKFSLNIADGERVCVVGPSGCGKSTLLRLIAGFLLPTTGTITVAGRTVKGPGNHCGVVFQQPTLFPWLRVKDNIRFGASLTGDPEQEKAAERLTEVVGLSEARERFPHELSGGMQQRAQIARVLAQSPRVVLMDEPFGALDPFTREQLQADLLGIWAASTPSIVFVTHSVDEALLLGQRVVVMAAKPGRIVGVYDVPDVYGSLAGAEPDLAAVSDLPEFRELRREVKGAISEAAVNTSSV, from the coding sequence ATGATCACGCTTGACCACGTGTCTCACGTCTACACCACGGAGGACGGCGAGCAGGTGCCCAGCCTGCAGAAGTTCAGCCTCAACATCGCCGACGGAGAGCGCGTCTGCGTCGTCGGCCCGTCCGGCTGCGGGAAATCGACGCTGCTGCGCCTCATCGCGGGCTTCCTCCTCCCCACCACCGGGACAATTACCGTGGCGGGCCGCACGGTGAAGGGGCCCGGCAATCATTGCGGGGTGGTGTTCCAGCAGCCGACCTTATTCCCGTGGCTGCGGGTGAAGGACAACATTCGCTTCGGCGCCTCCCTGACCGGAGACCCTGAGCAGGAGAAGGCGGCCGAGCGTCTCACCGAGGTGGTGGGGTTGAGCGAGGCGCGGGAGCGCTTCCCCCACGAGCTATCCGGCGGCATGCAACAGCGCGCCCAGATCGCGCGCGTGTTGGCGCAGTCGCCGCGCGTGGTCCTCATGGATGAGCCTTTCGGCGCGCTCGACCCGTTCACCCGCGAGCAGCTCCAAGCCGACCTGCTGGGCATCTGGGCGGCGAGTACGCCCAGCATCGTCTTCGTCACCCACTCGGTCGACGAGGCCCTACTGCTCGGCCAGCGGGTCGTGGTGATGGCCGCGAAGCCGGGGCGCATCGTGGGCGTCTACGACGTGCCCGACGTCTACGGCTCTCTCGCCGGGGCGGAGCCGGACCTCGCCGCGGTGAGCGACCTGCCCGAGTTCCGCGAGCTGCGCCGCGAGGTGAAGGGCGCGATCAGTGAGGCGGCCGTCAATACGTCATCTGTTTGA
- a CDS encoding ABC transporter substrate-binding protein — protein MNARSLTAALLASAGVLLTGCVGTPASEYEQRTNAECPVEPTEAAGEVRLGYQVILGTELYVRDRGLAEACMPNADLRWIRFPTGQDVVQGLASDSIDLGFLGSTPSAKALSEPLSLDVVIPRVSAVIGDTEALVAKDDSVDTITDLRGGRIAVPYSSTAHYSLLNALRSAGMDPTQDVELVNLSPDALPAAWQSDEIDAAYVWDPVRAFLAESGHIVLTSTDVAEAGAPTYNFTLAARGWVEENTELVQTWLDLQDWAAQVRRDDPEEFAQGNANEAQLSVEETLYQLDGLHIVGGAEQLEQLRGVPEALERTSAFLAGEREVAAPLSSEDAYDAVFFMEGR, from the coding sequence ATGAACGCGAGATCTCTCACCGCGGCGCTTCTCGCGTCCGCGGGTGTGCTCCTCACCGGGTGCGTGGGCACTCCGGCCAGCGAGTACGAGCAGCGCACGAACGCCGAATGTCCCGTCGAGCCTACCGAGGCGGCGGGCGAGGTCCGGCTCGGCTACCAGGTCATTCTGGGCACTGAGCTCTACGTCCGCGACCGGGGGCTGGCGGAGGCGTGTATGCCCAACGCCGACCTGCGCTGGATCCGTTTCCCCACCGGCCAGGACGTCGTGCAAGGGCTGGCCTCCGACTCCATCGACCTCGGCTTTTTGGGATCCACGCCCTCCGCGAAGGCCCTGAGCGAGCCGCTCAGCCTCGACGTGGTTATCCCGCGCGTCAGCGCCGTCATCGGGGACACCGAGGCGCTCGTGGCCAAGGACGATTCGGTAGACACCATCACGGACCTGCGCGGCGGCAGGATCGCCGTGCCGTACTCCTCCACGGCGCACTACAGCCTGCTCAACGCCCTGCGCTCGGCCGGAATGGACCCCACGCAGGACGTCGAGCTGGTCAACCTCTCCCCGGACGCGCTGCCGGCGGCGTGGCAGTCGGACGAGATCGACGCCGCCTATGTGTGGGATCCCGTCCGGGCCTTCCTCGCCGAGTCGGGCCACATCGTGCTCACCAGCACCGACGTCGCGGAGGCGGGAGCGCCGACGTACAACTTCACGCTCGCAGCCCGCGGCTGGGTTGAGGAGAACACGGAGCTTGTGCAGACGTGGCTCGACCTGCAGGACTGGGCGGCGCAGGTGCGACGCGACGACCCAGAAGAGTTTGCGCAGGGCAACGCCAACGAGGCGCAGCTCAGCGTCGAAGAGACCTTGTACCAGCTCGATGGCCTGCACATTGTGGGCGGCGCGGAGCAGCTCGAGCAGCTCCGGGGCGTGCCCGAGGCGCTCGAGCGCACCTCCGCCTTCCTCGCCGGCGAACGCGAGGTCGCCGCGCCGCTGTCCAGCGAGGACGCCTACGACGCGGTGTTTTTCATGGAAGGAAGGTAA
- a CDS encoding ABC transporter permease, producing the protein MLADNRWRLRGVQFSVLVALIAVWWAITHFSHINPVILPSPVDVGRQLVETNICREQGDGSARRTCGVQGYFLWQHLLATIQRVAVGFGAGIIVGVALGWLLASHRVLRAIVEPYVSFMRALPPLGYIGLLIVWFGIGDTSKVILLFLATFPAITVATTSGVIGVRHDWVRAAQSMGANRAQVLQRVTIPGALPEILSGMRLANGMAWSAIIAAELNDGIPGIGALAFISGTQLNTSLTIASIIVIGVVAVGMDQHFLWAERRWAPWRGKG; encoded by the coding sequence ATGCTGGCGGATAACCGGTGGCGTCTCCGCGGCGTGCAGTTTTCTGTGCTCGTCGCGCTCATCGCCGTCTGGTGGGCCATCACCCACTTTTCGCACATCAACCCGGTGATACTGCCCTCCCCGGTCGACGTGGGCAGGCAACTCGTGGAAACGAACATCTGCCGCGAGCAGGGCGATGGCAGTGCGCGCCGTACGTGCGGCGTGCAGGGCTATTTCCTGTGGCAGCACCTGCTCGCCACCATCCAGCGCGTGGCGGTCGGCTTCGGCGCGGGCATCATCGTCGGCGTGGCGCTTGGCTGGCTCCTAGCGTCGCACCGCGTGCTCCGCGCGATCGTCGAACCCTACGTCAGCTTCATGCGCGCGCTGCCCCCGCTGGGCTACATCGGCCTGCTCATCGTGTGGTTCGGCATCGGAGACACCTCGAAGGTCATCCTCCTGTTCCTCGCCACGTTCCCCGCCATCACCGTCGCCACCACCTCCGGCGTCATCGGCGTGCGCCACGATTGGGTGCGCGCCGCCCAATCGATGGGGGCGAATCGCGCGCAGGTACTCCAACGCGTGACCATCCCCGGGGCGTTGCCCGAGATCTTAAGCGGCATGAGGCTCGCGAACGGCATGGCGTGGTCGGCGATCATCGCCGCGGAGCTCAACGACGGCATCCCGGGGATCGGCGCCTTGGCGTTCATCTCCGGTACGCAGCTGAACACCTCGCTGACCATCGCCTCCATCATCGTGATCGGCGTCGTGGCCGTGGGTATGGATCAGCATTTCCTCTGGGCCGAGCGGCGCTGGGCCCCCTGGCGCGGAAAGGGATAA
- a CDS encoding flavin reductase family protein: MTTSTPAPTRTAVDLADTRALRAALALAPTPLTTAGALVDGHPAGMIIGSFVGHSLEPALVSVSIQKTSTTWPLLRRAPLIGLSILSEANREAVANFSRPSAERFNGLEFETDGSAILLPGAAFNATARLVEEIDVGDHILAIAQIERAHTTTTDDGESHRPLVFHRSAVTTTI; encoded by the coding sequence ATGACCACCAGCACCCCAGCCCCGACGCGGACCGCAGTCGACCTCGCGGACACCCGGGCCCTGCGCGCCGCGCTCGCGCTCGCCCCGACCCCGCTGACCACCGCGGGAGCACTTGTCGACGGCCACCCGGCCGGCATGATCATCGGTAGCTTCGTCGGCCACAGCCTGGAGCCGGCGCTGGTGAGTGTGAGTATCCAAAAGACCTCCACCACGTGGCCGCTGCTGCGCCGCGCCCCGCTGATCGGCCTGAGCATCCTCTCGGAGGCCAACCGCGAGGCCGTCGCGAACTTCTCCCGCCCCTCCGCCGAGCGCTTCAACGGGCTCGAGTTCGAGACCGACGGCAGCGCCATCCTCCTGCCCGGCGCCGCGTTCAACGCCACCGCCCGGCTCGTCGAGGAAATCGATGTGGGCGACCACATCCTCGCCATCGCGCAGATCGAGCGCGCGCACACGACCACCACCGACGACGGCGAGAGCCACCGCCCTCTCGTGTTCCACCGCTCCGCGGTGACAACGACGATCTAG
- a CDS encoding MarR family transcriptional regulator has product MAVPPTTQATPRPVHFRLPSDIAGRCLQQVRVHPGITRRELQDDLGLTQATTSRLITRLEKAGLIRLGSSQDTGPGRPSAGLYVDGEELLAVGAHVGKRDTRIVLTDLQGRVLAQDRLALDVSTARADDALETVAWRMAHLAQQAPVPIQNAGVAFSADVHDDGTITSPTYGWDNVPALTLTRAALGRVAATSNFAPDVDVEVCTGVSAMAAFELAHMDLRDLESAALTRSALYVYAREVVSYAWIVHGGIHRPRLGHQNPLLSRFMRDSPLSAASAHDGTDPLSVSALLACAADYGYRASSLPELVRAARRDARLAALLDHRADILGGVVDVAVQVIDPAAVVFAGETFSADPQRTRRIAGHVQSAPGSDYALKAYPANIDVIVEAAKMIALHAPWQQPLGAL; this is encoded by the coding sequence ATGGCTGTACCCCCCACCACCCAGGCGACGCCCCGGCCGGTCCACTTCCGGCTGCCCTCGGATATCGCCGGACGCTGCCTCCAACAGGTCCGCGTCCACCCGGGGATTACCCGCCGCGAGCTGCAAGACGACCTCGGCCTGACGCAAGCCACGACCTCGCGGCTGATCACCCGGCTGGAAAAGGCCGGCCTGATCCGCCTCGGATCGTCGCAGGACACCGGGCCCGGCCGCCCGAGCGCGGGACTCTACGTCGATGGCGAGGAGCTCCTCGCGGTGGGCGCCCACGTGGGCAAGCGCGACACCCGCATCGTTCTCACCGACCTGCAGGGCCGGGTGCTAGCGCAGGACCGGCTCGCCCTCGACGTGAGCACGGCTCGCGCCGACGACGCGCTCGAAACCGTCGCGTGGCGCATGGCGCACCTCGCGCAGCAGGCCCCCGTCCCCATCCAGAACGCGGGCGTGGCGTTTTCCGCCGACGTCCACGACGACGGCACCATCACCAGCCCCACGTACGGATGGGACAACGTTCCCGCGCTCACACTTACCCGCGCGGCGCTCGGCCGTGTCGCGGCGACCTCGAACTTCGCCCCCGACGTGGACGTGGAGGTGTGCACGGGCGTCTCCGCGATGGCCGCCTTCGAGCTCGCCCACATGGACCTACGAGACCTCGAGAGCGCGGCGCTCACGCGCTCGGCGCTCTACGTGTACGCGCGCGAGGTGGTGAGCTACGCGTGGATCGTGCACGGCGGCATCCACCGCCCCCGCCTGGGCCACCAAAACCCCCTGCTGTCGCGCTTCATGCGCGACTCGCCTCTCTCCGCTGCCTCCGCGCACGATGGCACCGACCCGCTGAGCGTGTCGGCCCTGCTCGCGTGCGCGGCCGACTACGGCTACCGCGCGTCGAGCCTCCCCGAGCTCGTGCGCGCGGCGCGTCGCGACGCCCGCCTCGCCGCCCTGCTCGACCACCGGGCGGACATCCTCGGCGGCGTCGTCGACGTCGCGGTGCAAGTGATCGACCCCGCGGCGGTGGTCTTCGCCGGCGAGACCTTCTCGGCGGACCCGCAGCGCACGCGGCGCATCGCCGGGCACGTGCAGTCCGCCCCAGGCAGCGACTACGCCCTGAAGGCCTACCCGGCGAACATCGACGTCATCGTCGAGGCGGCGAAGATGATCGCGCTGCACGCACCATGGCAGCAGCCGCTGGGCGCCCTCTGA
- the gyrB gene encoding DNA topoisomerase (ATP-hydrolyzing) subunit B has protein sequence MATNEPHYDASSITILEGLEAVRKRPGMYIGSTGTRGLHHLVWEVVDNSVDEAMAGYADRVDVTLLADGGVEVVDNGRGIPVEMHPSGAPTVQVVMTQLHAGGKFDSESYAVSGGLHGVGISVVNALSTRVEADIKRGGKHWYQRFTNAIPDELEEGGNARGTGTTIRFWPDAEIFETVEFDYDTIARRLQEMAFLNKGLTITLKDERASDEELEIEAIVEEGESAALVEGDSFDDDVVAGTDGAPATKKKREKKVTYHYPNGLIDYVEYLNRAKNAIHPTIIGFEAKAAEHEAEVAMQWNAGFTESVHTFANTINTHEGGSHEEGFRAALTTLMNRYAREHKLLKEKDANLTGDDCREGISAIVSVRVTDPQFEGQTKTKLGNTEIKGFVQRAVGEHLSDWFDANPAEAKAIINKAVASSQARQAARKARDLVRRKSAGDMGGLPGKLADCRSKDPKNSELFIVEGDSAGGSAKQGRDSMYQAILPLRGKILNVEKARMDRVLKNAEVQAIITALGTGIHDEFDLSKLRYHKIVLMADADVDGQHIATLLLTLLFRFMPELIENGHVYLANPPLYKLKWAKGEPGYAFSDAERDDELAAGLEAGRKINTDDGIQRYKGLGEMNASELWETTLDPEHRILRRVDLEDAQRADELFSVLMGDDVAARRSFITRKAKDVRFLDV, from the coding sequence GTGGCTACCAACGAACCGCACTATGACGCGTCATCGATCACCATTCTCGAGGGACTCGAGGCCGTGCGCAAGCGCCCCGGTATGTACATCGGTTCCACCGGTACGCGCGGCCTGCACCACTTGGTGTGGGAGGTCGTCGACAACTCAGTCGACGAGGCGATGGCCGGCTACGCGGACCGCGTCGACGTCACGCTGCTTGCCGACGGCGGAGTGGAGGTCGTCGACAACGGCCGCGGCATTCCCGTCGAGATGCACCCCTCCGGCGCCCCGACCGTCCAGGTGGTCATGACCCAGCTGCACGCTGGCGGCAAGTTCGACTCCGAGTCCTACGCGGTGTCCGGCGGCCTCCACGGCGTGGGTATCTCCGTGGTCAACGCGCTGTCGACCCGCGTCGAGGCGGACATCAAGCGCGGCGGCAAGCACTGGTACCAGCGTTTCACCAACGCCATCCCCGACGAACTGGAGGAGGGCGGCAACGCCCGCGGCACCGGCACCACGATCCGCTTCTGGCCCGACGCGGAGATCTTCGAAACCGTCGAGTTCGATTACGACACCATCGCCCGCCGCCTGCAGGAGATGGCCTTCTTGAACAAGGGCCTGACCATCACGCTCAAGGACGAACGTGCCTCCGACGAGGAGCTTGAGATCGAGGCGATCGTCGAGGAGGGCGAGAGCGCCGCGCTGGTCGAGGGCGATTCCTTCGACGACGACGTGGTTGCGGGAACGGACGGCGCCCCGGCGACGAAGAAGAAGCGCGAGAAGAAGGTCACCTACCACTACCCGAACGGCCTCATCGATTACGTCGAGTACCTCAACCGCGCCAAGAACGCCATCCACCCCACCATCATCGGCTTCGAGGCGAAGGCCGCGGAGCACGAGGCCGAGGTGGCGATGCAATGGAACGCCGGCTTCACAGAGTCCGTGCACACCTTTGCCAACACCATTAACACCCACGAGGGCGGCAGCCACGAGGAGGGTTTCCGCGCGGCCCTGACGACCCTGATGAACCGCTACGCCCGCGAGCACAAGCTGCTCAAGGAGAAAGACGCGAACCTCACCGGCGACGACTGCCGCGAGGGCATCTCCGCGATCGTTTCCGTGCGCGTGACCGACCCGCAGTTCGAGGGCCAGACGAAGACCAAGCTGGGGAACACGGAGATCAAGGGCTTCGTCCAGCGCGCCGTGGGCGAGCACCTGTCCGACTGGTTCGACGCCAACCCGGCCGAGGCGAAGGCCATCATCAACAAGGCCGTCGCCTCCTCCCAGGCCCGCCAGGCCGCGCGCAAGGCCCGCGACCTCGTGCGCCGCAAGTCCGCCGGCGACATGGGCGGGCTGCCCGGCAAGCTCGCCGACTGCCGCTCCAAGGACCCGAAGAACTCCGAGCTGTTCATCGTGGAGGGCGACTCCGCGGGCGGCTCCGCGAAGCAGGGCCGCGACTCCATGTACCAGGCGATCCTTCCGCTGCGCGGCAAGATCCTCAACGTGGAAAAGGCCCGCATGGACAGGGTGCTGAAGAACGCCGAGGTCCAGGCCATCATCACCGCCCTCGGCACCGGCATCCACGACGAGTTCGACCTGAGCAAGCTGCGCTACCACAAGATCGTGCTCATGGCCGACGCCGACGTCGACGGCCAGCACATCGCCACCCTGCTGCTCACCCTGCTGTTCCGTTTCATGCCGGAGCTCATCGAAAACGGGCACGTGTACCTGGCTAACCCGCCGTTGTACAAGCTCAAGTGGGCCAAGGGCGAGCCGGGGTACGCCTTCTCCGACGCCGAGCGCGACGACGAGCTCGCCGCCGGACTCGAGGCCGGGCGCAAGATCAACACCGACGACGGCATCCAGCGCTACAAGGGCCTCGGCGAGATGAACGCCAGCGAGCTGTGGGAGACAACCCTAGACCCGGAGCACCGCATCCTGCGCCGCGTCGACCTCGAGGACGCGCAGCGCGCCGACGAGCTCTTCTCCGTGCTCATGGGCGACGACGTCGCGGCGCGCCGCTCCTTCATCACACGCAAGGCGAAGGACGTCCGTTTCCTCGACGTCTAA
- a CDS encoding DciA family protein, whose translation MSDLVKDTFDTLRLTARRRGVKLPDLRRQGASVIPRRSAPRGVAVPGTPEVTVPGLNLEQAGPTPWRGRGRPTGLDGRPLGRSTRVQGFGALVSKEIRDRDWTHNIAYGWVMGNWEGLVGEKIAQHTTVEMVKDGEVFVSCDQTAWATQLKYMQGTVLAEIARKVGPGVVTKLHVYPPKTKSWRYGPLHVKGRGPRDTYG comes from the coding sequence TTGAGTGACCTGGTCAAAGACACCTTCGACACCCTGCGCTTGACCGCCCGGCGGCGCGGGGTGAAGCTGCCCGACCTGCGGCGCCAGGGCGCGAGCGTCATTCCCCGCCGCAGCGCCCCGCGGGGCGTGGCGGTTCCTGGGACCCCGGAGGTCACGGTGCCGGGGCTGAACCTGGAGCAGGCGGGGCCCACGCCGTGGCGGGGTAGGGGCCGGCCGACGGGCCTCGACGGGCGCCCGCTGGGGCGCAGCACGCGGGTGCAGGGGTTCGGCGCGCTGGTGAGCAAGGAGATCCGCGACCGCGACTGGACCCACAACATCGCCTACGGCTGGGTCATGGGCAACTGGGAGGGCCTCGTGGGAGAGAAGATCGCCCAGCACACCACGGTGGAGATGGTCAAGGACGGCGAGGTCTTCGTCTCCTGCGACCAAACTGCCTGGGCGACGCAGTTGAAGTACATGCAGGGTACGGTGCTCGCGGAGATCGCGCGCAAGGTTGGCCCCGGGGTGGTGACCAAACTGCACGTCTACCCGCCGAAAACGAAGAGCTGGCGCTACGGGCCGCTGCACGTCAAGGGCCGCGGGCCGCGCGACACGTACGGGTAA
- the recF gene encoding DNA replication/repair protein RecF (All proteins in this family for which functions are known are DNA-binding proteins that assist the filamentation of RecA onto DNA for the initiation of recombination or recombinational repair.), whose amino-acid sequence MYIRELDLRDFRSWPELSLELSPGVTVLSGRNGHGKTNVVEAVYYSSVLKSHRVSADGPLIRAGAANARVSVTTVNEGRELTTHLLIKESGGNQAQINRTRLKSPREVLGVLRTVLFSPEDLRLVVGEPAERRRFLDDLAALRTPRLGGVKADYDKILRQRNALLRSSALNLRRGYDDPAGAAALSTLDAWDAQLAHAGAQVIAGRLSLLDDLAAPITESYAAVAPESRPAAAHYRSTVDDAVRTLLGEGTRDPEVIGAAMLTELGRRRAEEIERGTTLVGPHRDDLVLLLGEQPAKGYASHGETWSLALALHLAEYSLLAAEGSEPVLILDDVFAELDAARRQRLVHVAEGAEQVLITAAVGDDLPGNLHDVVSGRYSVVMEEGVSRIE is encoded by the coding sequence GTGTACATCCGCGAACTCGACCTGCGGGACTTTCGTTCCTGGCCGGAGCTTTCGCTCGAGCTTTCGCCGGGGGTGACCGTCCTGTCGGGGCGCAACGGCCACGGCAAGACCAACGTCGTTGAGGCGGTGTACTACAGCTCCGTGCTCAAAAGCCATCGCGTCTCCGCCGACGGCCCGCTCATCCGCGCGGGCGCCGCCAACGCGCGCGTGTCCGTGACCACGGTTAACGAGGGCCGCGAGCTGACCACGCACCTGCTCATCAAGGAGTCGGGTGGCAACCAGGCGCAGATCAACCGCACCCGCTTAAAGTCCCCCCGCGAGGTGCTCGGCGTGCTGCGGACGGTGCTTTTTTCCCCGGAGGACCTGCGCCTTGTGGTCGGCGAGCCCGCGGAGCGGCGCCGCTTCCTCGACGACCTCGCCGCCCTGCGCACGCCGCGCCTCGGCGGGGTGAAGGCGGACTACGACAAGATCCTGCGCCAGCGCAACGCCCTGCTGCGCAGCTCGGCCCTCAACCTGCGGCGCGGCTACGACGACCCGGCCGGCGCCGCCGCGCTGAGCACCCTCGACGCGTGGGATGCCCAGCTCGCGCACGCCGGGGCGCAGGTCATCGCGGGCAGGCTCTCGCTTCTCGACGACCTCGCCGCGCCCATCACCGAGTCCTACGCCGCCGTCGCCCCCGAGTCGCGCCCCGCCGCGGCGCACTACCGCTCCACGGTCGACGACGCGGTGCGCACCCTGCTCGGGGAGGGCACCCGCGACCCGGAGGTCATCGGGGCCGCCATGCTCACCGAGCTCGGCCGCAGGCGCGCCGAGGAGATCGAGCGCGGCACCACCCTCGTCGGCCCCCACCGCGACGACCTGGTACTTCTGCTCGGCGAGCAGCCCGCAAAGGGCTACGCCAGCCACGGCGAAACCTGGTCGCTCGCGCTCGCTCTCCACCTGGCCGAGTATTCGCTGCTCGCGGCCGAGGGGTCCGAGCCGGTGCTCATCCTCGACGACGTCTTCGCCGAGCTCGACGCCGCGCGCCGGCAGCGTCTGGTCCACGTCGCCGAGGGCGCCGAGCAGGTGCTCATCACCGCCGCGGTGGGCGACGACCTGCCTGGCAACCTCCACGACGTGGTGAGCGGGCGCTACAGCGTGGTCATGGAGGAGGGGGTGTCGCGCATTGAGTGA
- the dnaN gene encoding DNA polymerase III subunit beta — MDDNRVSFRVHKEDLSDAVAWVARSLPTKNTQPILRAVVITVDDDGLEFAGFDYEVSSRVRIGAEVGEPGRVAVAGKLLADIVGNMPAKPVEVSSDGSKLLLQGGSARFELPLMPLDDYPQLPTLPEVTGTLSPADFVGAVTQVASAAGRDDTLPMLTGIHLEVTGSTMQLTATDRFRLALRTISWEPVAESVQAKLLVPAKTLLDNARTLDTHIDTPVEIAVGDTENIGGDGLFGLHSSNRETTTRMLDADFPNVQPLLPKSHTSMARVAIAPLVEAIRRVSLVADRNAQIRMQFRSGEVTLFASGADSGEATETVEAEFEGAEGLLIAFNSGYLKDGLAVIPTDDVVFGFTEASRPAIMIPASDELPAPGADGTFATPQTEFTYLLMPVRLPG, encoded by the coding sequence ATGGACGACAACCGCGTGTCATTTCGCGTTCACAAGGAAGACCTCTCCGACGCCGTAGCCTGGGTCGCACGAAGCTTGCCAACGAAGAACACGCAACCGATCCTCCGCGCCGTCGTCATCACCGTCGACGACGACGGCCTGGAGTTCGCCGGTTTCGACTACGAGGTGTCCTCCCGCGTGCGCATCGGCGCCGAGGTGGGCGAGCCGGGCCGCGTCGCCGTCGCGGGCAAGCTCCTCGCGGACATCGTGGGCAACATGCCCGCCAAGCCCGTCGAGGTCTCCTCCGACGGATCGAAGCTGCTGCTCCAGGGCGGATCCGCGCGCTTCGAGCTGCCGCTCATGCCGCTTGACGACTACCCGCAGCTGCCCACCCTGCCCGAGGTGACGGGCACGCTGTCTCCCGCGGACTTCGTCGGCGCCGTCACCCAGGTCGCCTCCGCCGCCGGGCGCGACGACACCCTGCCCATGCTCACCGGCATCCACCTCGAGGTCACCGGCTCCACCATGCAGCTCACCGCCACCGACCGCTTCCGCCTGGCGCTGCGCACCATTTCGTGGGAGCCGGTCGCCGAGTCCGTCCAGGCGAAGCTGCTCGTGCCCGCGAAGACGCTGCTGGACAACGCGCGCACCCTGGACACGCACATCGACACCCCCGTCGAGATCGCCGTCGGCGACACCGAGAACATCGGCGGAGACGGGCTCTTCGGCCTGCACTCGAGCAACCGCGAAACCACGACCCGCATGCTCGACGCCGACTTCCCGAACGTCCAGCCGCTCCTGCCGAAGTCCCACACCTCCATGGCGCGCGTGGCCATCGCGCCCCTGGTCGAGGCCATCCGCCGCGTCAGCCTTGTCGCCGACCGCAACGCACAGATCCGCATGCAGTTCCGCTCGGGCGAAGTCACCCTGTTCGCCTCCGGCGCTGATTCCGGCGAGGCCACGGAAACGGTCGAGGCGGAGTTCGAGGGTGCCGAGGGCCTGCTCATCGCCTTCAACTCCGGTTACCTCAAGGACGGTCTCGCGGTCATCCCCACCGACGACGTGGTCTTCGGCTTCACCGAAGCCTCCCGCCCCGCGATCATGATCCCGGCATCCGACGAACTGCCCGCCCCCGGGGCCGACGGCACGTTTGCCACCCCGCAGACGGAGTTCACCTACCTGCTCATGCCGGTGCGCCTGCCGGGCTAA